The following coding sequences lie in one Miscanthus floridulus cultivar M001 chromosome 9, ASM1932011v1, whole genome shotgun sequence genomic window:
- the LOC136482250 gene encoding uncharacterized protein: MACLSPSLSGRRLSELLEEKQEPFVLDLHLLEKGCSSSRLLDGYDTALCWPAVAAGNDAAAVLRRLTSKKSKATARATAGGGKKQQQQQPAGGLLQLLLSKILRGSSRAAAAQRKPAKLQFSDSFKLAATATNPAAVPPAPCSDDRRHMELDAVKTAAAAADDAVKAQDTTVERYDSDSDSDDEKQQLSPVSVLDHPFESSSVHGKLLLSPSSKGAAVTMDVFRDLLDAAYSPALLAQLLAKSEDLQLRDGADEDDCYYRTSPKHCRVEESAAAYWDAHSEELARVSELVASELPTSKLVAADVEPERRDVCAEVEAAVFEALIRELVVDHRSCGC, from the coding sequence ATGGCGTGCCTGTCGCCGTCGCTGTCCGGCCGGCGCCTGTCGGAGCTGCTGGAGGAGAAGCAGGAGCCCTTCGTCCTGGACCTGCACCTGCTCGAGAAGGGCTGCTCCTCCTCGCGCCTCCTCGACGGCTACGACACCGCGCTCTGCTggcccgccgtcgccgccggcaaCGACGCCGCCGCCGTGCTCCGGCGCCTCACCAGCAAGAAGAGCAAGGCGACCGCCCGGGCCACTGCCGGCGGTGgcaagaagcagcagcagcagcagcctgccGGTGGGCTCCTCCAGCTCCTGCTCTCCAAGATCCTCCGCGGCAGCAGCAGAGCGGCGGCGGCCCAGCGGAAGCCCGCCAAACTGCAGTTTTCCGACTCCTTCAAGCTGGCGGCCACGGCCACCAACCCGGCCGCCGTGCCGCCGGCACCGTGCTCCGACGACCGGCGGCACATGGAGCTGGACGCCGTgaagaccgccgccgccgccgctgacgaCGCTGTCAAGGCACAGGACACCACCGTGGAGCGCTacgactccgactccgactccgacgacgagaaGCAGCAGCTGAGCCCCGTCTCCGTCCTGGACCACCCGTTCGAGAGCTCCTCAGTCCACGGCAAGCTGCTGCTGTCCCCGTCATCCAAGGGCGCTGCCGTGACCATGGACGTCTTCCGGGACCTCCTGGACGCGGCGTACAGCCCCGCGCTGCTCGCGCAGCTTCTCGCCAAGTCCGAGGACCTCCAACTCAGGGACGGCGCCGACGAGGACGACTGCTACTACCGCACGAGCCCCAAGCACTGCCGCGTCGAGGAGTCCGCTGCCGCCTACTGGGACGCGCACAGCGAGGAGCTGGCACGGGTGTCCGAGCTGGTCGCGTCCGAGCTCCCGACCTCCAAGCTAGTCGCCGCCGACGTAGAGCCCGAGCGCCGCGACGTCTGCGCTGAGGTCGAGGCCGCCGTGTTCGAGGCGCTGATAAGGGAGCTCGTCGTGGATCACCGGAGCTGCGGCTGCTGA